One window of the Hippoglossus hippoglossus isolate fHipHip1 chromosome 9, fHipHip1.pri, whole genome shotgun sequence genome contains the following:
- the LOC117767694 gene encoding glutamyl-tRNA(Gln) amidotransferase subunit C, mitochondrial-like — protein sequence MSVFSLAATRTCRGLSLRNIRPPLKLTSSTETTKYGHLNLQSHISTVTRVFSSAPHNPKVPEFATWEPVPEDQLPLPTQIPADLVDKLERLALVDFRTKQGLACLEKAIRFADQLHVVDTSGIEPMDSVLEDRALYLRNDTVMEGDCAEELLQLSENTVEEYFVAPPGNIPLPKREERAALLKHSEF from the exons ATGTCCGTGTTTAGCCTCGCTGCAACGCGCACCTGTCGTGGTTTGTCACTGAGAAACATCAGGCCTCCACTGAAGCTAACAAGCTcaactgaaacaacaaagtATGGACACTTGAACCTGCAGAGCCACATCTCCACTGTAACACGCGTGTTCAGCTCTGCACCACACAACCCAAAG GTGCCTGAGTTTGCAACATGGGAACCAGTACCAGAGGACCAACTACCCCTG CCCACACAAATCCCTGCAGACCTCGTGGACAAACTGGAGCGACTGGCCTTGGTTGATTTCCGGACCAAACAGGGTCTGGCCTGTTTGGAGAAAGCGATACGGTTTGCAGATCAGCTTCATGTGGTTGACACGTCGGGGATTGAGCCCATGGATTCAGTCCTGGAGGACAG GGCTCTATACCTGAGGAATGACACAGTGATGGAAGGGGACTGTGCTGAGGAACTGCTTCAGCTCTCCGAAAATACAGTGGAAGAATATTTTGTGGCACCACCAG GAAATATTCCTTTACCAAAGCGAGAAGAGAGGGCCGCATTACTGAAACACTCAGAGTTCTGA
- the LOC117767699 gene encoding polyubiquitin-like, producing MDLIITMLNGKTVTLRVKPEETVGSLKQVLQQKMGVPVERQRLVFDNGQLIDLSDDLRTLGSYGLHAGSRLSLLVIEPSPPATFQVFLKNEKNVVTTYDITSDETVSNFKYRVQCREGVAVTQQRLLYQSREMTDGKLSDYNVEALSTIELLLHLRGGN from the coding sequence ATGGATTTAATCATCACTATGCTGAACGGGAAGACCGTCACACTGAGGGTGAAACCAGAGGAGACGGTGGGCAGCCTGAAACAGGTCCTCCAGCAGAAAATGGGTGTGCCCGTTGAGAGGCAGAGGCTGGTGTTCGACAACGGCCAGCTGATTGACCTGAGCGACGACCTGCGGACCCTGGGCTCCTACGGGCTGCATGCCGGCTCCAGGCTGTCTCTGCTGGTGATCGAGCCGAGCCCGCCGGCCACCTTCCAGGTGTTCCTGAAGAATGAGAAGAACGTGGTGACCACCTACGACATCACAAGCGACGAGACCGTGAGCAACTTCAAGTACAGGGTCCAGTGCAGGGAGGGAGTGGCGGTGACTCAGCAGAGGCTGTTGTACCAGAGCAGGGAGATGACCGACGGCAAACTGTCCGACTACAACGTGGAGGCCCTGAGCACCATCGAACTGTTACTGCATCTGAGAGGAGGAAACTGA
- the LOC117767698 gene encoding polyubiquitin-like: MDLIITMLNGKTVTLRVKPQDTVGSLKQVLQLKMDVPVERQRLVFDNGQRTDLSDDLRTVGSYGLHAGSRLSLLVIEPSPPATFQVFLKNEKNVVTTYDITSDETVSDFKRRVQCREGVAETQQRLVYQSREMTAGKLSDYNVHALSTIELLMRLRGGN; encoded by the coding sequence ATGGATTTAATCATCACTATGCTGAACGGGAAGACCGTCACACTGAGGGTGAAACCCCAGGACACGGTGGGCAGCCTGAAACAGGTCCTCCAGCTGAAAATGGATGTGCCCGTTGAGAGGCAGAGGCTGGTGTTCGACAACGGCCAGCGGACTGACCTGAGCGACGACCTGCGGACCGTGGGCTCCTACGGGCTGCATGCCGGCTCCAGGCTGTCTCTGCTGGTGATCGAGCCGAGCCCGCCGGCCACCTTCCAGGTGTTCCTGAAGAATGAGAAGAACGTGGTGACCACCTACGACATCACAAGCGACGAGACCGTGAGCGACTTCAAGCGCAGGGTCCAGTGCAGGGAGGGAGTGGCGGAGACTCAGCAGAGGCTGGTGTACCAGAGCAGGGAGATGACCGCCGGCAAACTGTCCGACTACAACGTGCATGCCCTGAGCACCATCGAACTGTTAATGCGTCTGAGAGGAGGAAACTGA
- the LOC117767695 gene encoding polyubiquitin-like: MDLIITMLNGKTVTLRVKPQDTVGSLKQVLQQKMDVPVQRQRLVFDNGQRTDLSDDLRTLGSYGLHAGSRLSLLVIEPSPPATFQVFLKNEKNVVTTYDITSDETVSDFKRRVQCREGVAETQQRLVYQSREMTAGKLSDYNVHALSTIELLMRLRGGN; this comes from the coding sequence ATGGATTTAATCATCACTATGCTGAACGGGAAGACCGTCACACTGAGGGTGAAACCCCAGGACACGGTGGGCAGCCTGAAACAGGTCCTCCAGCAGAAAATGGATGTGCCCGTTCAGAGACAGAGGCTGGTGTTCGACAACGGCCAGCGGACTGACCTGAGCGACGACCTGCGGACCCTGGGCTCCTACGGGCTGCATGCCGGCTCCAGGCTGTCTCTGCTGGTGATCGAGCCGAGCCCGCCGGCCACCTTCCAGGTGTTCCTGAAGAATGAGAAGAACGTGGTGACCACCTACGACATCACAAGCGACGAGACCGTGAGCGACTTCAAGCGCAGGGTCCAGTGCAGGGAGGGAGTGGCGGAGACTCAGCAGAGGCTGGTGTACCAGAGCAGGGAGATGACCGCCGGCAAACTGTCCGACTACAACGTGCATGCCCTGAGCACCATCGAACTGTTAATGCGTCTGAGAGGAGGAAATTGA